In the Methylomonas rhizoryzae genome, one interval contains:
- a CDS encoding potassium/proton antiporter — MPSIELVSLAGAILLLVSVFSSKLASRVGIPSLLFFLLTGWLIGRFGGFWLNNPEVAKFIGDFALIFILFAGGQDSRWANIRPVLWQGLCLSTVGVFITMLLLGSFAWFILGSFSTFSLGVHGISLPEGLLLSAIVSSTDAAAVFSVLRSSRIALKGKLQPLLELESSSNDPMAVLLTVTLLGFLSGGHTSWLHGGLFLILQLGVGIGLGYLAGRFMVWLLNRMGLSHAGLYAIASIALVLLTYSGATLLKGNGFLAVYVAGIVAGNREIVHQHYICAFHDSFAWLMQIIMFLTLGMLSVPYQAELSALAAVAVVISLFLMFVARPLSVFISLFWTKMPFKEKLLVSWVGLRGSVPIVLATFPLAVGLQEGGEIFVVVSFIVVMSVLVQGFSLAAFARWLGLADKK; from the coding sequence ATGCCGTCAATTGAATTAGTCAGCCTAGCTGGCGCCATTTTGTTACTGGTCAGCGTATTTTCCAGTAAATTAGCCAGCCGCGTAGGCATACCTTCGCTGTTGTTTTTTCTGTTGACCGGGTGGTTAATCGGCCGGTTCGGCGGTTTTTGGCTCAACAATCCCGAGGTGGCCAAATTTATCGGCGACTTTGCACTGATCTTCATTTTGTTTGCCGGCGGCCAGGATTCTCGTTGGGCCAATATTCGCCCCGTGCTTTGGCAAGGCTTGTGTCTTTCCACCGTCGGCGTTTTCATCACCATGTTGCTGTTAGGCAGCTTTGCCTGGTTTATTCTCGGTTCGTTCAGTACGTTTTCGCTTGGCGTCCACGGCATCAGCCTCCCCGAGGGCCTGTTGTTATCCGCTATCGTATCGTCCACTGATGCAGCGGCCGTCTTTTCGGTATTGCGCTCCAGCCGTATCGCATTGAAAGGCAAACTGCAGCCGTTGTTGGAGCTGGAGTCGAGCAGTAACGATCCTATGGCCGTTTTATTGACCGTGACGCTGCTCGGCTTTTTATCCGGCGGTCATACCTCCTGGTTGCATGGCGGTCTGTTTTTGATACTACAACTCGGCGTCGGCATAGGTCTTGGGTATCTGGCCGGCCGTTTCATGGTGTGGTTGTTGAACCGCATGGGACTCAGCCATGCCGGCCTATATGCGATAGCCTCAATCGCCCTGGTTTTGTTGACCTACAGCGGCGCTACTTTATTGAAAGGCAATGGTTTCCTGGCGGTTTACGTCGCCGGCATCGTGGCGGGCAATCGGGAGATCGTGCATCAGCACTATATATGCGCTTTTCACGACAGTTTTGCCTGGCTGATGCAGATCATCATGTTTTTGACTTTGGGCATGTTGTCGGTCCCTTATCAAGCCGAACTTTCCGCACTCGCAGCGGTTGCCGTGGTCATCAGCCTGTTTTTGATGTTCGTGGCCCGCCCGCTTAGCGTGTTTATCAGCCTGTTCTGGACAAAAATGCCTTTCAAAGAAAAACTGTTAGTGTCCTGGGTCGGCTTGCGAGGTTCGGTGCCTATCGTGCTGGCCACCTTTCCGCTGGCCGTGGGTTTGCAAGAAGGCGGGGAAATCTTTGTCGTCGTCAGCTTCATCGTGGTGATGTCGGTTTTGGTTCAAGGATTTTCGCTAGCCGCGTTCGCGCGTTGGCTCGGCTTGGCTGACAAAAAATAG
- a CDS encoding methyltransferase domain-containing protein: protein MTSNIDISESVRYYYGQVLQSGSDLKTSACCSIEALSPYLKALLADVHPEVLERFYGCGSPLPPALQGVTVLDLGCGSGRDCYLLSKLVGPQGRVIGVDMTPEQLEVAVRHRDWHAARYGYANVEFLHGHIENLRTVAIADNSIDLVVSNCVINLSPEKPKVLAEIFRVLKPGGELYFSDVFADRRIPTQLRQDPLLLGECLGGALYWEDFRRILQDLGCPDVRTVKQNPVSLDDPEVYAKIGMVKFHSVTVRAFKLPLEDRCEDFGQIAVYLGSIAEHPHGFELDDHHHFETGRPLRVCGNTADMLAGSRYAEHFQIIGDKTQHFGLFDCAPSIANAAGKAEGACC from the coding sequence ATGACCAGTAACATAGATATCAGCGAATCGGTTCGTTACTATTACGGGCAGGTCTTGCAATCCGGCAGCGATCTTAAAACCAGTGCTTGTTGCAGCATAGAGGCACTGTCGCCGTATCTGAAAGCCTTGCTGGCCGATGTGCACCCTGAAGTTTTGGAGCGATTTTACGGCTGCGGCTCGCCGTTGCCGCCGGCTTTGCAGGGCGTCACGGTACTGGATTTAGGTTGCGGCAGTGGCCGGGATTGCTATTTGTTGTCCAAATTGGTCGGGCCGCAAGGCCGGGTGATAGGCGTGGACATGACGCCGGAACAATTGGAGGTGGCGGTCCGCCACCGCGATTGGCACGCCGCCCGATACGGATATGCTAATGTCGAGTTTCTGCACGGCCATATCGAAAACTTGCGCACCGTGGCTATAGCCGATAACAGCATAGACCTGGTGGTGTCTAACTGCGTGATCAATTTATCCCCGGAAAAGCCCAAGGTGCTGGCGGAAATCTTTCGGGTGTTGAAACCGGGCGGGGAATTGTATTTTTCCGACGTGTTCGCGGATCGGCGGATTCCGACGCAGTTGCGGCAAGATCCGTTGTTGCTGGGCGAATGTTTGGGGGGGGCGTTGTATTGGGAGGATTTTCGCCGCATCCTGCAGGATCTGGGTTGTCCGGACGTCCGTACGGTCAAGCAAAATCCCGTCAGCCTGGACGATCCCGAGGTTTACGCCAAAATCGGCATGGTGAAATTCCATTCGGTGACCGTGCGCGCGTTCAAACTGCCGCTGGAAGACCGCTGCGAAGATTTCGGCCAAATCGCGGTTTATCTAGGCAGCATTGCCGAGCATCCGCATGGGTTCGAATTGGACGATCACCACCATTTCGAAACCGGCCGGCCGCTCAGGGTGTGCGGCAACACCGCGGACATGCTGGCCGGCAGCCGCTATGCCGAGCATTTTCAAATTATTGGCGATAAAACCCAGCATTTCGGTTTGTTCGATTGCGCGCCTTCTATTGCCAATGCGGCCGGCAAAGCCGAGGGAGCTTGTTGTTAA
- a CDS encoding phage integrase N-terminal SAM-like domain-containing protein, translating to MGASEVERFFTHVAVEGMVSASTQNQAEATLLFL from the coding sequence TTGGGCGCTAGTGAAGTGGAGCGGTTTTTTACTCATGTGGCGGTCGAAGGTATGGTGTCGGCGTCCACGCAAAATCAGGCCGAGGCCACTTTGCTGTTTCTGTAA
- a CDS encoding methyltransferase family protein encodes MNALELRIPPVAFSLFMVGAMWLASAQFPFMSFTIPGRLVISVALCGLGIAFAVAGVVAFRAAKTTVNPARPGAASTLVSSGPYRFSRNPMYVGFLFALGSWAFFLAHVLGFILLPAFVIYMNRFQILPEERALSSKFGKHFHTYTQSVPRWL; translated from the coding sequence ATGAACGCTCTTGAACTCAGAATTCCTCCCGTCGCTTTTTCACTTTTCATGGTAGGCGCAATGTGGCTTGCATCAGCGCAGTTTCCGTTTATGTCCTTCACCATACCCGGGCGTCTTGTCATATCGGTTGCATTGTGCGGTCTGGGCATCGCCTTCGCTGTTGCCGGCGTCGTTGCATTTCGTGCGGCCAAAACAACGGTTAATCCGGCGCGACCGGGTGCCGCGTCTACCTTGGTTAGCTCGGGCCCCTATCGTTTCAGCCGGAACCCCATGTATGTCGGCTTCTTATTCGCACTAGGTAGCTGGGCATTCTTTCTCGCGCATGTCCTGGGATTCATCCTGTTGCCGGCGTTTGTTATCTATATGAATCGCTTTCAAATTTTACCCGAGGAACGAGCGCTGTCTTCAAAGTTCGGCAAACATTTCCACACCTACACGCAATCCGTTCCGAGGTGGCTATGA
- a CDS encoding GFA family protein, protein MSAITLNGSCLCGAVRYQVSGEPQRFYHCHCQRCRKASGAGHASNLFFGHAKLHFVSGEKLLKRYKVPDAIRFARQFCSECGCAVARVVPELDAVLIPAGSLDDASPILPQARIFWNSRAAWSCDGDTLPRYAEYPA, encoded by the coding sequence ATGTCTGCAATTACTCTGAACGGCAGCTGCTTGTGCGGTGCCGTCCGATACCAAGTCAGCGGGGAGCCGCAGCGTTTTTATCATTGCCATTGCCAACGTTGCCGCAAGGCAAGCGGTGCCGGCCACGCCAGCAATTTGTTTTTCGGTCACGCAAAACTGCACTTCGTCAGCGGCGAAAAGTTATTAAAACGCTACAAAGTTCCGGACGCGATTCGCTTCGCCAGGCAGTTTTGCAGCGAATGCGGCTGCGCTGTCGCCAGAGTCGTACCGGAACTGGACGCCGTGCTGATCCCGGCCGGTTCTCTGGATGACGCCAGCCCCATCCTGCCGCAAGCGCGCATCTTTTGGAACTCGCGCGCCGCATGGTCCTGCGACGGCGATACATTGCCGCGTTATGCCGAATATCCCGCGTAA
- a CDS encoding DJ-1/PfpI family protein, with product MRITGFAIVLLAALTSYRQFYLGAATTRANIVELKKNALILPAPKERRLRPLIVILADNGGTETTDFVIPYGVLMESGAADVVTVSTEPGTVELTPALRIRADMTIRQFDESTAVGADILIVPAMVRAENPVLLDWVRFQSEKGATVVSICEGARIIAHAGLLEGKAATTHWSGLQEMAAAFSGTTWVYNQRVVIDGQVMTTTGISASLPASLVLVEAIAGRHTADLTARRLGLSTWHIDHDTSAFSLTAERIFLAFGNWLAVWRHEAVEMPVDRGFDEISAAIMADAWSRTFRSEALATNVNGVVRSRHGLLMETETDSAPGRFVLPVYTGTPAHALDAVIEAIAGRYGAPTADFVALQFEYPRR from the coding sequence ATGAGAATCACCGGTTTCGCGATAGTTCTGCTTGCCGCGTTAACGTCCTACAGGCAATTTTACCTCGGCGCAGCAACCACTCGCGCCAACATCGTTGAACTGAAGAAGAATGCGCTCATCCTACCGGCTCCGAAAGAGCGGCGTTTACGCCCTTTGATCGTCATACTTGCCGACAATGGCGGTACAGAAACCACCGATTTTGTCATCCCTTACGGGGTGTTAATGGAATCCGGCGCAGCCGATGTGGTGACGGTTTCGACAGAGCCCGGCACAGTTGAGCTGACGCCCGCTTTGCGGATACGTGCGGATATGACGATAAGGCAATTCGACGAATCAACCGCGGTCGGAGCGGACATTCTGATTGTGCCCGCCATGGTGAGAGCGGAAAATCCGGTACTGCTGGACTGGGTGCGGTTCCAGTCCGAAAAGGGTGCGACAGTAGTGTCGATTTGTGAAGGCGCACGCATTATCGCGCATGCAGGTCTACTTGAAGGCAAAGCGGCGACCACACACTGGTCGGGTTTGCAGGAAATGGCAGCAGCATTTTCCGGTACGACATGGGTGTATAACCAACGCGTCGTTATTGACGGACAGGTGATGACCACCACGGGTATCAGCGCTTCGCTGCCGGCATCGTTGGTGCTGGTCGAGGCGATTGCCGGTCGGCATACCGCCGATCTTACCGCGCGACGGCTGGGCCTGAGCACTTGGCACATCGATCACGATACGTCTGCGTTCTCTTTAACCGCAGAGCGCATCTTTCTAGCATTCGGCAATTGGCTCGCCGTGTGGCGACACGAAGCTGTCGAAATGCCAGTTGACCGCGGTTTCGATGAGATTTCCGCGGCAATCATGGCGGATGCCTGGTCCCGAACCTTTCGTTCCGAAGCATTGGCGACGAATGTAAACGGCGTAGTGCGTTCTCGCCACGGCTTGCTCATGGAAACCGAGACAGACTCCGCACCGGGTCGATTTGTCCTGCCCGTTTATACGGGCACTCCCGCTCACGCACTGGATGCAGTAATTGAAGCTATTGCCGGACGTTACGGTGCGCCGACTGCCGATTTTGTGGCCCTGCAATTCGAATATCCGCGGCGTTAG
- a CDS encoding helix-turn-helix transcriptional regulator — MKTTGTGRIVLWRGGSLWIGRAGEPTDFHSHHAIQITLPLSDGGVRFRRPNANWSVYRAAIIAAHRPHAFEARGEFVAMIFVEPESREGRALHQLCQGEPISSLAYEMLELELNALAASYNGVARDSELITRAHSVTAKLAAMSTAPVLPLDKRIEQALELLRERIADAVPLAEIADATCLSPDRFRHLFIEQTGMRFRPYVLWLRIEIALTAFASGRNLTEASHAGGFADSAHFSRTFKRMFGIAPSSFERE, encoded by the coding sequence AGCTGGAGAGCCGACGGATTTCCATTCCCATCATGCAATCCAGATTACGTTGCCGCTCTCCGACGGCGGAGTGCGGTTTCGACGCCCCAACGCAAACTGGAGCGTCTATCGAGCGGCGATCATCGCTGCGCACCGGCCCCACGCATTCGAAGCACGCGGCGAATTTGTGGCAATGATCTTTGTTGAACCGGAGTCCCGTGAGGGACGGGCACTACACCAGCTATGTCAAGGCGAACCGATTTCATCGTTGGCCTATGAAATGCTGGAGCTTGAACTGAACGCTCTGGCCGCCTCCTATAACGGGGTCGCCCGCGATTCGGAACTCATCACCCGTGCTCATTCGGTGACTGCCAAGCTTGCCGCCATGAGTACGGCTCCGGTGTTACCACTGGATAAGCGGATTGAACAAGCGTTGGAACTTCTGCGCGAGCGTATAGCTGATGCGGTTCCGCTCGCCGAAATTGCCGATGCCACCTGCCTCTCTCCCGATCGCTTTCGCCATCTCTTCATCGAGCAAACCGGCATGCGGTTTCGGCCTTACGTGCTGTGGCTGCGCATCGAAATCGCGCTCACGGCATTTGCGTCTGGCAGAAATTTGACCGAGGCCTCGCATGCCGGCGGATTTGCAGACTCCGCGCATTTTTCGCGGACTTTCAAGCGCATGTTCGGGATTGCGCCTTCCAGCTTCGAGCGCGAATAG
- a CDS encoding M15 family metallopeptidase, with protein MHALTEKYSHYWQQIGLSEAEIERRRLPLFAEAMELKTAERSPDGREFLLTPAAAAAWKRMKAAASADGAEIHIVSAYRSVERQVQLIAAKLAGKQTLDAVLRILAPPGCSEHHTGRAIDVATGTVRPLDAEFDTTHAFEWLVKHAANFGFTLSFPENNPFGYVYEPWHWCYGESGFGKAGS; from the coding sequence ATGCACGCACTGACGGAAAAATACAGTCACTATTGGCAGCAGATCGGCCTGTCTGAAGCCGAGATAGAACGCAGACGTCTGCCGCTATTCGCAGAAGCGATGGAATTGAAAACGGCCGAACGCTCGCCCGACGGCAGGGAGTTTCTACTCACTCCGGCCGCCGCCGCGGCGTGGAAGCGCATGAAAGCTGCCGCATCGGCGGACGGCGCCGAAATCCACATCGTGTCGGCCTATCGCAGCGTCGAACGGCAAGTGCAATTGATCGCCGCCAAATTGGCCGGCAAACAAACGCTGGACGCCGTCTTGCGAATACTCGCCCCGCCGGGCTGCAGCGAGCATCACACCGGCCGGGCGATAGACGTCGCTACCGGAACCGTGCGGCCGTTGGACGCCGAATTCGACACTACCCATGCGTTCGAATGGCTGGTCAAGCACGCCGCCAATTTCGGTTTTACCCTATCGTTTCCCGAAAACAATCCGTTCGGATATGTCTACGAACCTTGGCATTGGTGTTACGGCGAGTCCGGCTTTGGCAAAGCTGGTAGCTGA